A window of the Cannabis sativa cultivar Pink pepper isolate KNU-18-1 chromosome X, ASM2916894v1, whole genome shotgun sequence genome harbors these coding sequences:
- the LOC115703108 gene encoding small ribosomal subunit protein uS14z/uS14y/uS14x, with translation MGHSNVWNSHPKSYGPGSRTCRVCGNPHGLIRKYGLMCCRQCFRSNAKEIGFIKYR, from the exons ATGGGACACTCCAACGTCTGGAATTCTCACCCCAAGAGCTATGGCCCCGGTTCACGCACCTG CCGTGTGTGTGGAAACCCCCATGGTTTGATCAGGAAGTATGGTCTCATGTGCTGCAGACAGTGCTTCCGCAGCAACGCCAAGGAGATTGGCTTCATCAAG TACCGTTAA
- the LOC115703044 gene encoding uncharacterized protein LOC115703044 translates to MANQAAAASSSSSAPLEEDEELLYGAESGWVEAKTTCDHLPSLSSDLAHIPTPHTPCHTCQHPKENWLCLCCKEVLCSRFVNKHMLNHYHQTHHSLVLSYSDLSVWCFSCEAYLDAQLIQQLRPVHETAYLLKFGEAPPFRSV, encoded by the exons ATGGCGAACCAGGCCGCAGctgcttcttcctcttcttctgcTCCTTTG GAAGAAGATGAGGAGTTGTTGTACGGAGCCGAATCAGGTTGGGTAGAGGCGAAGACCACCTGCGATCACTTGCCTTCCCTCTCCTCCGATCTCGCTCATATCCCCACACCTCATACTCCTTGCCACAC gtgCCAACACCCAAAAGAGAATTGGCTGTGTTTGTGCTGCAAGGAGGTATTGTGTAGCCGTTTTGTGAACAAGCACATGCTCAATCATTACCACCAAACACACCATTCTCTTGTACTTAGCTACAG TGATTTATCAGTTTGGTGCTTCTCCTGTGAGGCCTACTTGGATGCACAGTTGATCCAGCAACTGCGGCCAGTCCATGAAACAGCATATCTACTGAAGTTCGGCGAGGCTCCTCCCTTTAGATCGGTTTGA
- the LOC115703043 gene encoding FAD-linked sulfhydryl oxidase ERV1, giving the protein MLESEKNPLQGVLKCMDKISSFIQIHLSNFMLPSPKPPLFSLSHSSKQNPWSTHSLPSIPLKNTKEKSGGPVSKEELGRATWTFLHTLAARYPDNPTRQQKKDVKELMAILTRMYPCKDCADHFKKVLSENPVQAGSHTEFSMWLCQVHNVVNRSLDKPIFPCERVEARWGKSECPERECDVLGSTMDFSDTRL; this is encoded by the exons ATGTTGGAATCCGAGAAGAACCCATTGCAGGGTGTACTCAAATGTATGGACAAAATTTCCTCTTTCATCCAAATTCACCTCTCAAATTTCATGCTTCCATCACCCAAACcacctcttttctctctctctcactcttccAAACAAAATCCTTGGAGCACTCACTCTCTCCCTTCCATACCCCTCAAAAACACCAAG GAAAAATCAGGTGGACCGGTTTCGAAAGAAGAGCTTGGAAGAGCAACATGGACATTTCTTCACACTCTTGCTGCCAGG tatccaGATAATCCAACAAGGCAGCAGAAGAAAGATGTTAAAGAATTG ATGGCGATACTAACTCGAATGTACCCTTGCAAAGACTGCGCAGATCACTTCAAAAAGGTTTTGAG TGAAAACCCTGTACAAGCTGGATCTCACACCGAGTTCTCTATGTGGCTTTGTCAAGTGCATAATGTTGTTAACAGAAG TCTTGACAAACCAATATTCCCATGTGAGCGGGTCGAGGCTAGGTGGGGAAAGTCAGAATGCCCGGAGCGCGAATGTGATGTACTAGGTAGTACAATGGATTTTTCGGATACCCGACTCTAA
- the LOC115703045 gene encoding uncharacterized protein LOC115703045 isoform X1, producing the protein MSNSKFLFNNGVLSHSTHIPPLSTFLETHPGAYTTTRSHNDGACVLFWERHLRRLSQSVRILLDSHPQLLFEAKRFSKDSSPHFSTISGTWESEIRGLINDSVRKVVPIALKERSEGEELSITTLVTGNFEKLIQTQSEYEKENVRRESVVDVFDVLVYIGDFVPPVFGIRENGSHLAVVGPGRDVASAKYSDWVRVRKSLEKLKPPLATDLLLSNDGNRLLEGSVTNFFVVCRKVKNDQVDKDGAEGTSFDEKESIDCFEVQTAPIGDGVLPGVIRQLVIEVCLTKGIPFREVAPMWSEHEIWEEAFLTNSLRLLQHVETVSIPDSWDSLNSKSWKDISWNKKQFERSPGIITRLIQKEVIEKANLEGYSFSEAA; encoded by the exons ATGTCAAACTCAAAATTCTTGTTCAATAATGGCGTTCTCTCTCACTCCACCCACATCCCTCCCTTATCAACCTTCCTCGAAACCCATCCAG GTGCCTACACGACTACTCGTTCTCACAACGATGGTGCCTGCGTATTGTTCTGGGAAAGACATTTGAGAAGACTCTCTCAATCTGTACGGATACTTTTGGATTCGCATCCGCAGCTTCTGTTCGAGGCTAAAAGATTTTCGAAAGACTCGTCGCCTCATTTCTCGACGATCTCTGGGACATGGGAATCGGAAATTCGTGGTCTCATTAATGATTCTGTAAGAAAAGTTGTGCCGATTGCGCTCAAGGAGAGGAGTGAGGGTGAGGAACTTTCAATTACGACTTTAGTAACTGGAAATTTCGAGAAACTGATTCAGACTCAGAGTGAGTATGAGAAGGAGAATGTGAGACGTGAAAGTGTGGTAGATGTTTTTGATGTCCTTGTATATATCGGAGATTTTGTGCCTCCTGTGTTTGGCATCCGAGAAAATGGTTCTCATTTGGCTGTGGTTGGTCCTGGGAGGGATGTTGCGTCTGCGAAGTACTCGGATTGGGTGAG GGTGAGAAAATCTCTGGAGAAGTTGAAACCTCCCTTGGCAACTGATCTTTTGTTGTCAAATGACGGCAATCGGTTACTTGAAGGCAGTGTTACTAATTTCTTTGTTGTTTGTCGCAAGGTGAAGAATGATCAAGTT GACAAAGATGGTGCTGAAGGAACGTCCTTTGACGAGAAAGAAAGTATAGATTGTTTTGAAGTTCAAACAGCACCTATTGGCGATGGTGTCCTTCCAGGAGTTATTCGGCAACTAGTCATTGA GGTATGCTTAACCAAAGGCATCCCCTTTCGAGAAGTAGCACCAATGTGGTCGGAGCATGAGATTTGGGAAGAAGCATTCCTCACAA ATAGCTTGAGACTTCTCCAACATGTAGAGACAGTTTCTATTCCAGACTCGTGGGATtcactcaattcaaaatcttggAAGGACATATCATGGAATAAAAAGCAATTTGAG CGAAGTCCTGGAATTATCACTAGACTGATCCAG AAAGAGGTAATTGAGAAGGCAAATCTTGAAGGGTACTCATTCAGTGAGGCTGCATGA
- the LOC115703045 gene encoding uncharacterized protein LOC115703045 isoform X2, translating into MSNSKFLFNNGVLSHSTHIPPLSTFLETHPGAYTTTRSHNDGACVLFWERHLRRLSQSVRILLDSHPQLLFEAKRFSKDSSPHFSTISGTWESEIRGLINDSVRKVVPIALKERSEGEELSITTLVTGNFEKLIQTQSEYEKENVRRESVVDVFDVLVYIGDFVPPVFGIRENGSHLAVVGPGRDVASAKYSDWVRVRKSLEKLKPPLATDLLLSNDGNRLLEGSVTNFFVVCRKDKDGAEGTSFDEKESIDCFEVQTAPIGDGVLPGVIRQLVIEVCLTKGIPFREVAPMWSEHEIWEEAFLTNSLRLLQHVETVSIPDSWDSLNSKSWKDISWNKKQFERSPGIITRLIQKEVIEKANLEGYSFSEAA; encoded by the exons ATGTCAAACTCAAAATTCTTGTTCAATAATGGCGTTCTCTCTCACTCCACCCACATCCCTCCCTTATCAACCTTCCTCGAAACCCATCCAG GTGCCTACACGACTACTCGTTCTCACAACGATGGTGCCTGCGTATTGTTCTGGGAAAGACATTTGAGAAGACTCTCTCAATCTGTACGGATACTTTTGGATTCGCATCCGCAGCTTCTGTTCGAGGCTAAAAGATTTTCGAAAGACTCGTCGCCTCATTTCTCGACGATCTCTGGGACATGGGAATCGGAAATTCGTGGTCTCATTAATGATTCTGTAAGAAAAGTTGTGCCGATTGCGCTCAAGGAGAGGAGTGAGGGTGAGGAACTTTCAATTACGACTTTAGTAACTGGAAATTTCGAGAAACTGATTCAGACTCAGAGTGAGTATGAGAAGGAGAATGTGAGACGTGAAAGTGTGGTAGATGTTTTTGATGTCCTTGTATATATCGGAGATTTTGTGCCTCCTGTGTTTGGCATCCGAGAAAATGGTTCTCATTTGGCTGTGGTTGGTCCTGGGAGGGATGTTGCGTCTGCGAAGTACTCGGATTGGGTGAG GGTGAGAAAATCTCTGGAGAAGTTGAAACCTCCCTTGGCAACTGATCTTTTGTTGTCAAATGACGGCAATCGGTTACTTGAAGGCAGTGTTACTAATTTCTTTGTTGTTTGTCGCAAG GACAAAGATGGTGCTGAAGGAACGTCCTTTGACGAGAAAGAAAGTATAGATTGTTTTGAAGTTCAAACAGCACCTATTGGCGATGGTGTCCTTCCAGGAGTTATTCGGCAACTAGTCATTGA GGTATGCTTAACCAAAGGCATCCCCTTTCGAGAAGTAGCACCAATGTGGTCGGAGCATGAGATTTGGGAAGAAGCATTCCTCACAA ATAGCTTGAGACTTCTCCAACATGTAGAGACAGTTTCTATTCCAGACTCGTGGGATtcactcaattcaaaatcttggAAGGACATATCATGGAATAAAAAGCAATTTGAG CGAAGTCCTGGAATTATCACTAGACTGATCCAG AAAGAGGTAATTGAGAAGGCAAATCTTGAAGGGTACTCATTCAGTGAGGCTGCATGA
- the LOC115703046 gene encoding uncharacterized protein LOC115703046 — protein MADEELNPASSPCLYLFSAFLAMEPSDSLIELARVCDEGSVSERVQRFIWSHCISKVEGKFHAPYLKNFLKKLISEAEKNCCSVLDEIYEQYAFYMTSLKDEVSMGETKRVNKCISFLFPDGYPKWRKLLIQLQCSLNMLEGDTGCSVWPSSLYLSECILSYPELFCNKSCFEVGSGVGLVGITLSHVKASEVLLSDGDVLTLANMKVNLELNQLNQNKVKCIHLPWESATKEQLQSFKPDIILAADVIYDPVCLPHLVRVVATLLNHTKKSYSEEEEVNNCQGSSMGETQGNLGLWRKGPVALIASVIRTIDTFNYFLELVDKANLSITDITQTLKPVNLLSYMKSYNRSSISLFIVSSK, from the coding sequence ATGGCGGATGAAGAACTCAATCCAGCTTCATCTCCATGTTTGTACCTGTTCTCAGCTTTTCTTGCCATGGAACCCTCAGACTCTCTGATCGAATTAGCTCGGGTTTGCGATGAAGGGTCGGTTTCAGAAAGAGTACAGAGATTCATTTGGAGTCATTGCATAAGCAAAGTTGAAGGAAAATTTCATGCACCTTATTTGAAGAATTTTTTGAAGAAGCTTATTAGTGAAGCTGAGAAGAACTGCTGCAGTGTTTTAGAtgaaatatatgaacaatatgCTTTTTATATGACTTCATTAAAGGATGAAGTTTCTATGGGAGAAACTAAAAGGGTCAACAAATGCATCTCATTTCTTTTTCCTGATGGCTATCCAAAGTGGAGGAAATTGCTGATACAGCTCCAATGTTCTCTTAACATGCTTGAAGGGGATACTGGGTGTTCAGTTTGGCCTTCAAGTCTTTATTTATCAGAGTGTATACTTTCCTATCCTGAATTGTTTTGTAATAAATCTTGTTTTGAGGTTGGCTCAGGAGTGGGTTTGGTTGGCATTACTCTTTCCCATGTAAAAGCTTCTGAGGTGCTATTAAGTGATGGTGATGTTTTGACTCTAGCAAACATGAAAGTTAATTTGGAGTTGAACCAGTTGAACCAAAACAAGGTAAAGTGCATTCATCTTCCATGGGAATCTGCAACAAAGGAACAACTTCAAAGCTTTAAGCCTGACATAATTTTGGCTGCAGATGTTATATATGACCCTGTATGTCTCCCACATCTTGTTCGAGTAGTTGCAACTCTTTTAAACCACACAAAAAAATCATATTCTGAGGAGGAGGAGGTTAACAACTGCCAAGGCTCTTCAATGGGAGAAACACAAGGCAATCTTGGTCTATGGAGGAAAGGTCCAGTGGCCCTCATAGCTTCTGTTATTCGCACTATTGACACATTCAATTATTTTCTTGAATTGGTAGACAAGGCTAATCTTAGCATCACAGACATAACCCAAACACTCAAACCTGTGAACCTACTTTCTTACATGAAGTCATACAACAGATCCAGTATAAGCCTATTTATTGTGTCATCTAAATAA